The following are encoded together in the Nocardioides sp. Arc9.136 genome:
- the sigE gene encoding RNA polymerase sigma factor SigE → MDERGAQPEAAPGATPGVPTWDEVVEQHSDRVYRLAYRLTGNRHDAEDLTQEVFVRVFRSLSGYTPGTFEGWLHRITTNLFLDQARRKQRIRFDALSDERADRLTSPAPAPEAAYADQRFDDDVERALATLPPDFRAAVVLCDVEGLSYEEIAEILGAKLGTVRSRIHRGRAMLRKALAHRAPTDGRERYSGPVGHDTLVPGGER, encoded by the coding sequence ATGGACGAGCGCGGCGCACAGCCCGAGGCAGCACCGGGGGCGACCCCCGGGGTGCCGACCTGGGACGAGGTCGTCGAGCAGCACTCCGACCGCGTCTACCGCCTGGCCTACCGCCTGACGGGCAACCGCCACGACGCCGAGGACCTCACCCAGGAGGTCTTCGTCCGGGTCTTCCGCTCGCTGTCGGGCTACACCCCCGGGACGTTCGAGGGCTGGCTGCACCGGATCACCACGAACCTCTTCCTCGACCAGGCGCGCCGCAAGCAGCGGATCCGCTTCGACGCCCTCTCCGACGAGCGGGCCGACCGGCTGACGAGCCCGGCGCCGGCGCCGGAGGCGGCGTACGCCGACCAGCGCTTCGACGACGACGTGGAGCGGGCGCTGGCCACGCTGCCGCCCGACTTCCGGGCGGCCGTGGTGCTCTGCGACGTCGAGGGGCTCTCTTACGAGGAGATCGCCGAGATCCTCGGCGCCAAGCTCGGCACCGTCCGCTCCCGCATCCACCGCGGTCGCGCCATGCTCCGCAAGGCGCTGGCCCACCGCGCGCCGACCGACGGGCGCGAGCGCTACTCCGGCCCGGTCGGCCACGACACGCTCGTCCCGGGCGGTGAGCGGTGA
- a CDS encoding S1C family serine protease, producing the protein MNDEQSGPDGTEETQPLGPAPSAASQPASQSAPQAGPQAGAGDSWVPPTSQPRPMQWGGTQPSPQQQPQPYPQAYGQPFPQPYPQGQRPAPPRGRVPGWIWPVVAAVALVVGLIGGVAGGAAYQELQDRSGSDLVGAGLSEDDVRTEAPIEVEEGSVAAVAQELLPSTVQISAEFEGEANGATGSGFVLDARGHVVTNNHVVADAAGSGGAIEIVDQDGNRYEAEVVGRSPVYDLAVLYAAEIEEKKPAALGASTALRVGEGVVAIGSPLGLSSTVTAGIVSALKRPVTTGDSANDSSYINAVQTDAAINPGNSGGPLVNLRGQVVGVNSAIATTGGGMLGGGESGNIGVGFAIPIEQVRITADQILRTGKASYPVIGAQVQTGQRDGTGAEIDEVIEGTPAAEAGLEAGDVIVAVDGERVTDGIALIVSIRTHQPGETIEFTIRRDGDERDVEITLGSETG; encoded by the coding sequence GTGAACGACGAGCAGTCCGGCCCCGACGGCACCGAGGAGACCCAGCCGCTGGGTCCCGCGCCGTCGGCGGCCTCCCAGCCGGCCTCCCAGTCGGCTCCGCAGGCCGGTCCGCAGGCCGGAGCCGGGGACTCGTGGGTCCCGCCGACCAGCCAGCCGCGGCCGATGCAGTGGGGCGGGACCCAGCCCTCCCCCCAGCAGCAGCCCCAGCCCTACCCGCAGGCGTACGGCCAGCCCTTCCCGCAGCCGTACCCGCAGGGGCAGCGCCCCGCGCCGCCCCGCGGCCGCGTGCCGGGATGGATCTGGCCCGTCGTCGCGGCCGTGGCCCTGGTCGTGGGACTCATCGGCGGCGTCGCCGGCGGTGCGGCGTACCAGGAGCTGCAGGACCGCTCCGGATCCGACCTCGTGGGCGCCGGGCTGAGCGAGGACGACGTGCGCACCGAGGCGCCGATCGAGGTCGAGGAGGGCTCGGTCGCCGCGGTGGCCCAGGAGCTGCTGCCGAGCACCGTGCAGATCTCCGCGGAGTTCGAGGGAGAGGCGAACGGCGCGACGGGATCGGGCTTCGTGCTGGACGCCCGCGGGCACGTCGTCACCAACAACCACGTCGTCGCCGACGCGGCCGGGTCCGGTGGCGCGATCGAGATCGTCGACCAGGACGGCAACCGGTACGAGGCCGAGGTCGTCGGGCGCAGCCCGGTCTACGACCTCGCGGTGCTCTACGCCGCGGAGATCGAGGAGAAGAAGCCCGCTGCGCTCGGAGCGTCCACCGCCCTGCGGGTCGGCGAGGGCGTCGTGGCGATCGGGTCCCCGCTCGGGCTCAGCTCGACGGTCACCGCCGGCATCGTGAGCGCCCTCAAGCGGCCGGTCACCACCGGGGACTCCGCCAACGACTCCTCCTACATCAACGCGGTCCAGACCGACGCGGCGATCAACCCGGGCAACTCCGGGGGACCGCTGGTCAACCTCCGCGGCCAGGTCGTCGGGGTCAACTCCGCGATCGCCACCACCGGCGGCGGCATGCTCGGCGGCGGGGAGTCGGGCAACATCGGCGTCGGCTTCGCGATCCCGATCGAGCAGGTGCGGATCACCGCCGACCAGATCCTGCGCACCGGCAAGGCCAGCTACCCCGTCATCGGCGCGCAGGTCCAGACCGGTCAGCGCGACGGCACCGGCGCGGAGATCGACGAGGTCATCGAGGGGACGCCGGCCGCCGAGGCAGGCCTCGAGGCGGGCGACGTCATCGTCGCCGTGGACGGCGAGCGGGTCACCGACGGCATCGCGCTGATCGTCTCGATCCGCACCCACCAGCCCGGCGAGACGATCGAGTTCACGATCCGGCGCGACGGCGACGAGCGCGACGTCGAGATCACGCTCGGCTCCGAGACCGGCTGA
- a CDS encoding helix-turn-helix domain-containing protein, translating to MAGTPRFLTLADVAEVLNTSSAQVYALVRRGELPAIKIGGRGQWRVESSQLEDFIQRMYDQTRTFVDEHPYVEAEPRPE from the coding sequence ATGGCCGGTACGCCTCGCTTCCTCACGCTCGCCGACGTCGCCGAGGTGCTCAACACCTCGAGCGCGCAGGTGTACGCCCTGGTGCGACGCGGCGAGCTCCCGGCCATCAAGATCGGCGGGCGCGGCCAGTGGCGGGTGGAGTCCAGCCAGCTGGAGGACTTCATCCAGCGGATGTACGACCAGACCCGCACCTTCGTCGACGAGCACCCCTACGTGGAGGCGGAGCCCCGCCCGGAGTGA